The window AATAGTCTTTCAGCTCCTGTTCCGTAATTTGCAAAGGATCTTTGTTGATGTATTCGAGGAGTTGACGAACGGATCTGGCATAACTTTCCTGGGTTTTGTCACCCTTACCAGCCAGTTGCAAAACATTGATGGTTTTGGTGTACCAGGGTGTCTGAAGCGTGTGTGACATGATATCTCTCCTTTTTTTATGGTTATGGAAAACCCTGAGGAGAGATATCATTTTTCCATCGCAAATGGTATTGCAGATTAAAAATGACCAGGCGTGAAGCCTGTCAGAATTTAAAGCACCGGCCTCGGAGTACGGGAACTGCCGCAAAGCGGCTTACTTGAACAACAGGAGGTAGATGATGGCGTTAAACCTGGAAGCTGTCGGAAAACCGATCGGACCGGTCGATAAGAGCTACACCTGGAAAGATGTGGTGCTCTACTCGCTGGGCGTCGGTGCGGGGTTTTCCGAACTCGACTACTGTTACGAAAAACGTCTCAAGGTCCTGCCCAGCTTTTCCATTGCCGCAATCTTCGATTTTCTCGCCCATATCGGCGCTACATCCAATGTCAATCTCGCCGGAATTCTGCACGGCGAGCAAAGCCTCGTCTTTCACAATCCGATCCCCCCGGAAGGTACGCTGAGCACCAAGGGCCGAATCGTCAAATACTATGACAAGGGGCCTGGCAAGGGAGCTCTGGTCATCGGGGAAAGCGACACCTATCACTCGAACGGCAAGAAACTGTTCACCAGTGTCATCACCATTTTCGCTCGCCTCGACGGTGGGTTCGGCGGCGAGAACGCTCCGAAGAAGGAATTCGTCTTTCCGGATCGAGAGCCCGATATCGTGGTGGACGACAGCCCCAGTGTCAATCAACCGCTTCTCTACCGGCTTTCCGGTGATATCTTCGATCTGCACGTCGATCCGGAATTCGCCAAAATGGCCGGATTCGAAAAGCCCATCATGCACGGGCTGTGCACCCATGGATTTGCCTGCCGCGCCCTGGTCAACGCTCTCATTCCCGGCATGCCCGAAAAAGCTCGGCGTATGGATTGCCGTTTCACCAAAACCCTCTATCCTGGAACGCCTATTCGGACGCTCATTTGGAAAGTCGATGAAGGAAAGGCCTTGTGGAAAACGCTGAATGCGGAAACGGGAGATGTGGTCATCGATCACGGTGTCTTCGAATATGGGGATCCGGTGCGGGAACGGCTGGATTTTTCAGGGCAGGTGGCCGTGGTGACGGGGGCGGGCGCCGGTCTGGGACGCGTCTACGCGCTGGAGCTTGCCAAACGGGGTGCCAAGGTGGTGGTGAACGATCTTGGTGCGGCACGAGACGGAACGGGACCGGCATCGAGTTCGGCCGCCGATCGGGTGGTGGATGAAATTCGGGCCGCCGGTGGCGAGGCCGTTGCCGACTACAACAATGTCGCCACCCGGGAAGGGGGGGAAGCCATCATCCGAAGCGCGCTCGATGCCTTTGGAACGGTGGATATTCTGATCAACAACGCCGGTATCCTTCGGGACAAGAGCATGGTCAAGATGGAGCCCGAAACCTGGAAGGCGGTCATCGACGTTCACTTGAACGGGGCCTACCATGTGACCCGACCGGCCTTCAAAGTGATGAAGGAGAAGGGCTACGGACGGATCGTGATGACCACATCGGCCGCAGGGCTTTACGGGAATTTCGGTCAAACGAACTATGCCTCCGCAAAGATGGGCTTGGTCGGCTTCATGAACACCCTGAAGCTCGAAGGCGAAAAATACGGCATCCGGGTGAATACGGTGGCGCCATTGGCCGCTTCCCGCTTGACCGAAGATGTGACACCTCCGGAGCTTTTCGTTCGGATGAAGCCGGAATACGTCGCACCGATCGTTCTGGTGCTATGCTCGAAGCAATGTCCGGTGAACGGCCGCATCTACAATGCCGGGATGGGGTTCTACAACCGGGCGGCCATCTGGACGGGGACGGGGGTTGTCCTGGGAAAAGGGAGTGTGCCGAGTGTCGAAGAGATTCGGGATCGCATGCAGGCGATCGCATCGCTCAAAGGGGCAAAGGTCTACCATCAGTTGAACGAACAGGTGGCGGACGTTTACGCCGCAGTTCTCAATCCGAAGGATGTCGTGGATGCCTCGACGGAAGAGGAGAGCGGATCTGCATTCACCTCTGCGAAAGCCGTGTTCGACGCCATGCCGGGAGCTTTCCGGGCGGATGCGGCCAAAGGCATCGATGTGGTCTTTCAATATCGGATTTCCGGAGATGGGGGAGGTGATTGGTTCTGTGCGGTGAAGGACGGGCAGTGCCAGGTAGCCGCCGGACTTTACGAAAAGCCGACATGCACCTTTCTCATGGCTTCCGGAGATTTCCTGGATATGATGAACGGAAAGCTTTCGCCCATGCAGGCTTACACCGGCGGGAAACTTCGGATCGAAGGCGAGATCATGAAATCCCAGTTGATCGAGAAGTTGTTCCGGATCGATCGGAAATAGGCGATGGGCGATGGGCGATAGGCGATAGGCGATAGGCGATAGGCTATAGGCTATAGGCGATGGGTGATGGGTGATGGGTGATGGGTGATGGGTGATGGGCGGGAGGTAGGTTGAAAGATAGGTGAAGGATGAAAGAGGGGTAGGGGGAAAAGTTTGAAGAATTGGAAAAGGTTGGACATATCGCCGATACCATCGACCGGCTTTCAACCGCTTTTCTTCTGACTCCTGACTCCTGACTCCTGACTTCTGACTTCTGCCCCCGATTTTCGCCATTTACATCGAATGACTCTACAGGGAGGACCATCGAAATGATTGGTATCACATCCTTTGGCGCATATATTCCCCGATTGCGATTAAGCCGCATGGCCGTCTATCAGGCCATGGGATGGTTTGCACCGGCCCTTGCTCTGGCGGCTCAGGGCGAGCGCTCCATGTGCAACTGGGACGAAGACAGCCTGACGATGGCTGTGGCAGCCAGCCGAGACTGCTTGAAAGGCATCGATAAAAAGGCACTGGATGCCGTCTATCTGGCATCCACCACCCTGCCGTTTGCAGACCGTCAGAACGCGGGTGTCGTGGCTGCAGCCCTGCATCTGGGTCCCCAAGTTCTGACGGCCGATATCACCTCCTGCCAGCGGGCTGCGACGACAGCGCTGATTACGGCTCTGGATGCCGTTCAGGGGGGATCGAAGCACGCCGTTCTCGTTACCGCATCGGACAAGCGGGAGACGAAGGCCGCCTATTTTTATGAGCTGTGGTTCGGAGACGGAGCCGCAGCTGTCTGTGTCGGCGATGAGAACGTCATCGCGGAATTCAAAGGGTCCTATTCCGTTTCCCGGGATTTTGTGGATCACTACCGGGGTGCCCTCAATCCGTACGATTATACCTGGGAAGAACGATGGGCCAGGGACGAAGGCTATGCGAAGATCATTCCGGAGGCGGTGAACGGTCTGATGCAGAAGCTCGGCATTACGATGAACGATGTGGACAAGCTGGCCTTTCCGTGTCTGTTCAAGGCGGAGCATCGGAACATCGCCAAAATGCTGGGGGCATCCCCCGAAAAAGTGGTCGACACCCTCTTCGATGTCTGCGGAGAAACCGGCTGCGCCCATAGCCTGATGATGCTGGTATCGGCCCTGGAAAACGCCAGGCCCGGTGATCGGATTCTGGTTGCCGGTTTCGGGCAGGGATGCGATGCCCTGTACTTTCAGGTGACGGAAGCCATCACGAAGCTGCCTCGAAGAAACGGGGTGAGTGGATCGCTTGCTCAGAAGAAGACCACAGACAACTACCTGAAGTTTCTGAAGTTCCGCAACCTCATCCAGACCGAGATGGGAATCCGGGCAGAGGCGCCGACCCAAACGGCCATGACGACCCTGTATCGGAAAAACGACATGATTCTCGGCCTTGTGGGCGGGAAATGCCGGGAGTGTGGAACGCCGCAGTTCCCGAAAATGGACGTCTGTGTCAATCCCGAATGCCGGGCCGTGCATACCCAGGAAGATTATGAATTCGCCGATGTTCCGGCAACCATCAAGACGTTTACCGGCGACCTGTTGGCGGTGTCGGTCGATCCGCCCGCCAAATACGGCATGATCCAGTTCGAAGGCGGTGGACGGTTCATGGCCGATTTTACGGATTGTGAGCTCGAGGAGCTTCAGGTCGGTCTGCCGATGGTGATGACCTTCCGCAAACGAAGCGAGGACAAGACCCGGGGGTTCGTGAACTATTTCTGGAAGGCCATGCCGGCCCCCGGGGCGGCCGAGATGATGAACCGCATTTCCTTTGCCGGTCGGGTGGCCGTCATCACCGGAGCCGGTGCCGGACTTGGGAGGGCCTATGCGCTCGAGCTCGCCCGTCGAGGCGCCAAAATCGTGGTGAACGATCTCGGATGTACCCGGGATGGGTCCGGTGTCGAAAGCAACTCTGCCGCCCAGCGGGTGGTCGATGAGATCCGGGCATTGGGAGGGGAGGCCGTCGCGAACACCGATTCGGTCACCACCCCGGAAGGGGGACAGAACATCGTGCAGGCCGCCATCGATGCCTTCGGCCGTGTGGATATTCTGATCGCCAATGCAGGGATCCTGCGAGACAAGTCCTTCGTCAACATGGAACCCGAGAACTGGTACGCCGTGCAGGATGTTCATCTGAACGGTGCCTATCATGTGGTGCGCCCGGCATTTGCGGCCATGAAAGAGCAGGGATTCGGTCGGATCATTCTGACGACATCCTCGGCCGGACTCTATGGAAACTTCGGACAGACGAACTATTCGTCCGCCAAGATGGCCCTGGTGGGTTTGATGAACGCCCTCAAACTCGAAGGCATGAAATACGGCATTCAGGTCAACACGGTGGTTCCGATCGCAGCCTCCCGTCTGACGGAAGATGTCATGCCTCCCGACATTCTCGAACGCTCCAAACCCGAGTATGTCGCTTCCCTCGTCACCTATCTCGTCAGCGATGCATGTACGGAAAACGGCCGTATCTTTACAGCCGGCATGGGGCATTACAGCCGGGCGGCTGTCGTCACCGGAAAGGGAAGCGCCCTGACACGGGACGGGGAGCCGGTGGAACCCGAAACGATTCTCGAGCATTGGGATGAAATCGACGGCCTGGAAGGCGCAAAGGAGGAGGGCAGCCTGACCGAGGCGTTGATGGCGATGATGCAGGCGTGAACCGGAAAAGAGTCAGCAGTGGACAGTCGGCAGTGGGCGGTGGGCGGTGGGCAGTATGGCCCGTCACTTTAACGACGTTCATGAAGGAACACCGGAATTTCACCTACGGGGGTGGCGAAAGCCCTTCGCCATGGAAATGTATCCTTCTGACTTCTGACTTCTGGCTCCTGACTTCTGATTTCTGTTTTCTCAAGGAGAACAAGCAATGGCTTCTGGCATACGCGATAAAGTGGCGATTTTGGGTATGGGATGCACCCGCTTCGGCGAGCGTTGGAACATGGGTGTGGAAGAATTGATGATCGAAGCCTTTCAGGAATGCCTGACGGATGCCGGCATCGAACGAAACGACATCCAGGCGGCATGGTTTGGGACCTGCATGGAGGAGATCGGTATCGGAAAGAGTGCCATCGGACCGGCCGCAGCACTGAAACTGCCGTTTATTCCGATCACCCGGGTGGAAAATTTTTGCGCTACCGGTACGGAAGCGTTTCGGGGAGCCTGTTATGCCGTTGCCGCTGGAGCATGCGATATCGCTCTTGCCATCGGTGTCGAAAAATTAAAAGACACCGGTTACGGGGGGCTTCCCAATTTCGGGTCCAATGCCGGAACCCTCAACTGGCAGTGGTGGCCGAACCTGACAGCGCCCGGCTCCTTTGCTCAGTTGGCTTCGGCCTATGCGGCCAAGCATCGGATCAAGGATCAGGACCTGAAGCGAGCTATGGCGCATGTTTCCGTGAAGAGCCATGCCAACGGCGCGCTCAACCCCAAGGCCCATCTGCGCAAACCCATCACCGAAGATCAATGCATTTCCTGTCCGATGATCGCCTCTCCTCTCGGACTCTACGATTGCTGCGGCGTCAGCGATGGAGCGGCATGCGCCATCGTGACCACACCGGAGATCGCCAAACGTTTCGGAAAAAAGGACATCGTCTCCGTCAAAGCCCTGCAGCTTGCCTTGAGCAGCGGTGAGGAAATGGGATTCAAC of the Desulfatirhabdium butyrativorans DSM 18734 genome contains:
- a CDS encoding phage integrase N-terminal SAM-like domain-containing protein, which codes for MISLLRVFHNHKKRRDIMSHTLQTPWYTKTINVLQLAGKGDKTQESYARSVRQLLEYINKDPLQITEQELKDY
- a CDS encoding SDR family oxidoreductase — encoded protein: MMALNLEAVGKPIGPVDKSYTWKDVVLYSLGVGAGFSELDYCYEKRLKVLPSFSIAAIFDFLAHIGATSNVNLAGILHGEQSLVFHNPIPPEGTLSTKGRIVKYYDKGPGKGALVIGESDTYHSNGKKLFTSVITIFARLDGGFGGENAPKKEFVFPDREPDIVVDDSPSVNQPLLYRLSGDIFDLHVDPEFAKMAGFEKPIMHGLCTHGFACRALVNALIPGMPEKARRMDCRFTKTLYPGTPIRTLIWKVDEGKALWKTLNAETGDVVIDHGVFEYGDPVRERLDFSGQVAVVTGAGAGLGRVYALELAKRGAKVVVNDLGAARDGTGPASSSAADRVVDEIRAAGGEAVADYNNVATREGGEAIIRSALDAFGTVDILINNAGILRDKSMVKMEPETWKAVIDVHLNGAYHVTRPAFKVMKEKGYGRIVMTTSAAGLYGNFGQTNYASAKMGLVGFMNTLKLEGEKYGIRVNTVAPLAASRLTEDVTPPELFVRMKPEYVAPIVLVLCSKQCPVNGRIYNAGMGFYNRAAIWTGTGVVLGKGSVPSVEEIRDRMQAIASLKGAKVYHQLNEQVADVYAAVLNPKDVVDASTEEESGSAFTSAKAVFDAMPGAFRADAAKGIDVVFQYRISGDGGGDWFCAVKDGQCQVAAGLYEKPTCTFLMASGDFLDMMNGKLSPMQAYTGGKLRIEGEIMKSQLIEKLFRIDRK
- a CDS encoding SDR family NAD(P)-dependent oxidoreductase, with protein sequence MIGITSFGAYIPRLRLSRMAVYQAMGWFAPALALAAQGERSMCNWDEDSLTMAVAASRDCLKGIDKKALDAVYLASTTLPFADRQNAGVVAAALHLGPQVLTADITSCQRAATTALITALDAVQGGSKHAVLVTASDKRETKAAYFYELWFGDGAAAVCVGDENVIAEFKGSYSVSRDFVDHYRGALNPYDYTWEERWARDEGYAKIIPEAVNGLMQKLGITMNDVDKLAFPCLFKAEHRNIAKMLGASPEKVVDTLFDVCGETGCAHSLMMLVSALENARPGDRILVAGFGQGCDALYFQVTEAITKLPRRNGVSGSLAQKKTTDNYLKFLKFRNLIQTEMGIRAEAPTQTAMTTLYRKNDMILGLVGGKCRECGTPQFPKMDVCVNPECRAVHTQEDYEFADVPATIKTFTGDLLAVSVDPPAKYGMIQFEGGGRFMADFTDCELEELQVGLPMVMTFRKRSEDKTRGFVNYFWKAMPAPGAAEMMNRISFAGRVAVITGAGAGLGRAYALELARRGAKIVVNDLGCTRDGSGVESNSAAQRVVDEIRALGGEAVANTDSVTTPEGGQNIVQAAIDAFGRVDILIANAGILRDKSFVNMEPENWYAVQDVHLNGAYHVVRPAFAAMKEQGFGRIILTTSSAGLYGNFGQTNYSSAKMALVGLMNALKLEGMKYGIQVNTVVPIAASRLTEDVMPPDILERSKPEYVASLVTYLVSDACTENGRIFTAGMGHYSRAAVVTGKGSALTRDGEPVEPETILEHWDEIDGLEGAKEEGSLTEALMAMMQA
- a CDS encoding acetyl-CoA acetyltransferase — translated: MASGIRDKVAILGMGCTRFGERWNMGVEELMIEAFQECLTDAGIERNDIQAAWFGTCMEEIGIGKSAIGPAAALKLPFIPITRVENFCATGTEAFRGACYAVAAGACDIALAIGVEKLKDTGYGGLPNFGSNAGTLNWQWWPNLTAPGSFAQLASAYAAKHRIKDQDLKRAMAHVSVKSHANGALNPKAHLRKPITEDQCISCPMIASPLGLYDCCGVSDGAACAIVTTPEIAKRFGKKDIVSVKALQLALSSGEEMGFNQWDGDHFMTTSRCSIKAYAEAGITNPREEISMMEVHDCFSITELVTMEDLHISERGRAVFDILDGFYDRDGKVPCQVDGGLKCFGHPIGASGIRMLYEMYLQLLGRADKRQLPNPRFGLTHNLGGFPFQNVCSIAIIGRYEC